The genome window TTTTGCCAACCAGATCGGCACCTTTCAGTGCACCAATGATCTCGTACTCACCCTTGGTATCTTTCATTACTTTCTCTACCAAATTCGTTGCCATGATGTACACTTCATCACCTTGACGAACACGGGAGTAGTCCATATCCGGATTCACGGCAAGTGCGACGTGTGAAGGCAGTGTCCAAGGTGTCGTTGTCCAAGCAAGCACGAATTCTCCGCTGTCATTCAGCTTGAATTTTGCTGTAGCGCTCAGGTCTTTGACGTCTTTGTACCCTTGTGCAACCTCATGGGAACTCAGTGTCGTCTGGCAAGATGGGCAGTACGGGCTCACACGATGGCCCCGATACAGCAGGCCTTTCTCATGGATTGTCGCGAGAATGTTCCATACACTCTCAATGTAGTTGTTATCAAGGGTGATATATGGGTTATCCATATCCGTCCAATATCCGATACCTTCTGTCAGATCACGCCATTGTTGCTCGTACTCGAATACACTCGCTTTACATTCGTTAATGAATTTCTCCACGCCGTAATCTTCGATTTCCCACTTGTGGGAGATGCCAAGCTTCTTCTGTACACCCAGTTCTACGGGCAGGCCGTGTGTATCCCAACCCGCTTTACGAACAACACGGTAACCCTTCATCGTGTTATAACGACCAACGAAATCCTTGATTACGCGTCCCAGTACGTGACCGATATGCGGTTTTCCGTTCGCTGTAGGCGGCCCTTCATAAAATACAAAGTTTGGCTTGCCCTCGCGGTTTTCGATGGATCTTCTAAATGTATTCTCCGTTTTCCATTTATCCAACACGCGTAATTCTCTGGCACGTGCCTTCTCTTTGACGTCAACTCGTTGCATGGTGATCATCTTCCCTTTCTTTGGTTAAGATTGTGGACCGTCCACAAAAAGCGTTTCAATCCCCCTAAATCCCCCTTGCCAAGGGGGACCCCATAGGCGCTCCGCCCTCTGGACACCCGGGATGGCTTGTCGATTGGGGGACAGTTGCGCCGCTTGTGGGCGAGGGTTTATGTGCGTGGTGACGGCCATTTTGCGGCTTGTTCCCTGCGTGAACGCCGCATGGCCTTACCGCGAGGCGGGTGTTGCCGGGCGCTTCGCTCTCCCGGCGGGCGGCTCTCTCCTTGAGGCACCTTCGGGCCTCATGGACGTTCGCCTTAGCGAACCCTGTGTGCCGGGTGCTTTGCTCTCCCGGCGGGTGGCTCTCTACCTGGGGGCCCTGCGGGCCTCATGGACGTTCGCCTTTTTTGGACACAAAAAAGCCCCATCCCTGGAAAGGGACGAGGCTATACTCGCGTTACCACCCTAATTCTGTTCATCACAAACCACATCCAGGCAAGCCTGGGTATGCTCTGTCATCAACAGCGCTTATGCCCCGCTAAACTACCGCAGGGTGCCGTTATAACGTACGGCTTACGGTTCGGCTTACACACGGCAATCACGATCACCGCTTCAGCGTCACTTCTCCGGGGAGATATTCGGCTATAACTCATCCATTGGTTTGCACCAACCACCAACTCTCTGAGGGATGAGATCATAACGTACTGAACCCGTCATGGAATCACTATTCATTATGAATATAGTTATAGCCTCTTTGCAGACAAAAGTCAACCAGGCGCCAGACTAATAAATTTCTTTCATCTCCCGCTCACGGTCACGCACTTCCTGCTCCCGGCTCTCCAGCACTTCCCAACCATCCTGAGTCAACAGTTCAAGCTGCGCTTCAACAAGCGTGCGGAAACGGGCACGATAGATCGATGCCTGCTTTTTCAGTTCCTCTACTTCCAAAGCAATCTTTCGTGATTTACCCAACGCTTCGTTCACGATCCGGTCTGCATTTTTCTCTGCTTCCTTCACGATCAACTGCGCTTCTTTCTTCGCATTATTCTTCACATCATCAGCAGCTTCCTGCGCAATAATGATTGTTTTGCTGAGCGTTTCTTCAATCGTTGCAAAATGATCCAGCTTTTCCTGAACGGACAGCAACTGATTGCTCAGCTCTTTGTTCTCGCGAATGACGCCTTCGTAATCTTTGATGACTTGGTCCAGGAATTCATTGACTTCATCCTCGTCATACCCGCGCAAACGTCGGGAAAATTCCTTGTTGTGTATGTCCAGCGGCGTTAATGGCATGCTGTCCACCTCCTGTAAAAGTTCCTTCCCGTCCAGAGAAGGTTTGCAGCATAAATCTTTGACTTAATGTATATCGGATACACCGCGTATTTTCTACACCTTTATGATAAACATTTCGACAAGAAAGCGGATTTTCCTGCAACAGACTCAGGCAAATTTGCCGATTTTCACTCGGCATCGTCCTTTTTTGGTCATCCCATCCTGTTCAATGACCTTGAAGCGGCCAAATCCCTGAATGGATACGACATCACCCGCTTTTAGCGATTTGGACGGATCTTCCTCAACCTTCCAGTTTACACGACAGCGTCCAGCTTTGATTGGCACCAACACTTTACTGCGACTAAGCCGGTATACATCTGCACAGATTCCATCCAAACGAAGCGAAGCGACTGTAATGTCCATCGTCTCCAGTTTGTTCTCTGACCACCGCATCTGTTCCAAAGGAAGTAACTCTGTGAACACATGTAACCGATGCACCTGATTCAGTTGAAGCGATAAAAAAGCGCCGGTTTCCGCCGCCACCACTGTATGGCAACCGTCCTCCAGCACTTGGATATCCCCGATCTTTCCACGTTTCATCCCAAGTCCGAGCAGGGAACCCATATAGTCCCCGTGCTCCAGCTCTGAGATTTTCTGATCATCAGACGTGATGCTGAGCACCTGCATACCCATATCCTCATCATCCAGATACATGTAATCAGGTGCAACCAGCGCACGCTTTCGCTCAGCAGCCTCGTAACCACCATCCAGACGAATCTGCACGTCATTACGACGATTGACAAGAGTTTGTAAGATAAACACCTGTCTTGGGTCAAGAAAGTCAGTTAGCTTCATCTCATGATACTTGCCTGCACCCTCAACCCAATCTGAAGCCTTAACTACGAAATCTCGCTCATCATGGCTAAAATGTTCGTAAATTTCACCGCTCATCTATGTCACCCTACCCTAATAGTCCGTGTTCAAAAAGACCGGTTTTCAGTACCGAGAAGATGGGATAAAGCTAGAAATGGAGTAGCGGAGCGTAGAGAAAACTACGTGAGCAACCACAATGTTTCCGAAGGAAACATTGTTCGTAAGCCTCCCACTTATTTCGGCTGAATTCCATATTCGATGCTGACGATGCCACTAGGCATCCTTCGTAATCAAAAGCGGACTCTTTGAACAACCTCTAATATACAAAATACCGAAGTATGGAGATCAATCCATTAAGCGCAAGTTGCAGAACGATCAGCGCCACAATCGGGGAAATATCCAGTACACCGAACAAAGGTGGGATAAATCGACGAAATGGTCTTAGATATGGCTCCACAAACTTGCCTAGCCATTCACCAATGAAGCTTTCCCGCGCATTGGGAAGCCAAGACATCAATATGTAGACGATGACCATGTAAAAGTAAATCTGGTATAACGTGTACAGCACGCTTTCAATCTGATACAAAAGTGGCTCACCTCATTCTGTTATAATCTTGCTCGCTGTCAGCCAGTATTTCCGTAATTGATCCCTGAATTTCAACCGTATCTGGCGTGCAGAGAAAAATGTTTCCGCCGATTTTGGAAATACCGCCACCCAATGCGTATACCGTGCCACTCAAAAAATCTATAACACGCAGCGCTTGGTCCTGACGTATCCGCTGCAGGTTTACCACAACGGTACGATGCGAACGCAGATGGTCGGCAATCTCCTGAGCCTCGTCATAAGAACGCGGTTCATACAGGACAACTTTAACATTTTTCTGGGAATGAATGCTCACCACATTATTCCCCCTTTGGTTTCTACGTTTATCGAGACTGGAGGTTTCAGCTTCCTGCTGTTCAGCCTCATTTTCCTCCTGCGAAGCCATCCGTTCACGTTCCACAATCTCTTCCTCTTCCTGAAGTCCGAGGAAATTCATAAATTTATTCATTACGCCCATCGTGAACCCTCCTCTTTTCCTACGAGAATCGATCCCAGCCGTACCCAGGTTGCCCCTTCTTCAATGGCCACTTCAAAATCATTGGACATCCCCATCGACAGCTCAGTTAATGGCTCTGCTGTAAGGGCCTGTCCATTCAATTGATCTCTCAGCTCACGCAATCCACGAAATACAGGACGCGTCAGCTCCGGATCTTCCTCATGAGGTGCCATCGTCATCAGGCCAACGACCTTGAGATTGTTGAACGAACGAATATCACGCAAAAAAGAACTTGCCTGTTCAGGCTGTAAGCCATACTTGCTCTCTTCACCCGAAATATTCACCTGCAAAAACGTTTCCACTTGCATGCCAAGTGAAGCTGCTTTTTTATCCAACTCCTTCGCCAACGACAAACGATCGAGTGAATGTATGTAACGAAACTTCCCGATCACGTCTTTCACCTTGTTCGTCTGCAAATGACCGATAAAATGCCAGGTACCCTGTTGACCAAAAGCTTCCCATTTGGCCTGTGCATCCTGCCATCGATTTTCTCCAATATGCTCAAGACCATGATTCAGCACCGATCCCGTTGTTTCCAGTGAGACATATTTCGTGACTGCAATCACATTCACATCATCACGATGACGGTTACTGCGCCGACATGCATCCTCGATCTTCTGATTTACCTGTTGTATACGCTCCTCCAATGACACAGAGGGTCACCTCTCTTCCAGCCCAATCCAGCTCGCCATCCGCCCTGTAACACCATTTTCCTTCCGATAGGAGAAAAATAATTCGGGATGACAACTTGTACACCATGTTGTACATTCGATATGATCCGGCAATATTCCTGCTTTCATCATAATGTGTCGATTACATTCTTTCAAGTTTAACATCGTTTTACCGTTATCTACGGATCGATATGCTTTTTTAGAAGCAGAATCCTTGTATTCATCATTAACCGGGGAATCATCAAACCAAACCCGTACATGCTGCATAACCGCCTCATCCACTTCATAACAGCAATCCCCAATGGACGGACCGATTGCAGCTCGAATGTCCTGTCTGCGACTTCCGTACTCCCGTTCCATCGTCTCCACCATGGATACAGCGATACCTGCGACTGTTCCTTTCCAACCGGCATGAGCAAGACCAACGGCCTGTTGCACAGGGTCATAGAAATAAAGCGGGACACAGTCTGCATAGAAAGAAGTCAACAGCACACCCGGCACATTTGTAACCAATCCATCCGTATCCTGCAACGCCGACTGACGATCAAGCAATCCTCTGCTCCGATCTTCAGCTTTAATTACAGCCACATGTTTGCCATGCACCTGTTCTCCACAGGTCCAGGCCTCCGCTTCATAGCCAAGCTTCCCGGTTACAAGCCTGCGGTTGTTAAGCACAACTTCAGGATCATCCCCCACATGATAAGCGCAGTTAAGCGTAGCATAGGGTACACTTCCGACTCCCCCATGTCTTGTCGTAAATCCGACCGATAACTGTTCAAACCGCTGTCTCCAGGGCTCAACATATAATAATAACGGGTCAGAACCGAAATCTGAATTAGGGTTCTCTGTCCGTTCAAGTAATTCCTTATTCAATACAAAGGGTTCCATTCTCTCACCTCACCACTTCCAGTGTACCAAATGAGCCACATTCTGTCTCCTTTATATCGTTCGACGCTGATTACGGTCTGATCGTTCAATGCGTTCCACACGCTCCGTGCGGAGATGCTGCTGTTCGTCATACAGGCGCGCTTCCCGATCACGCTCGTCATACGTGGTTTCCTTCACCTCATCCATCTTCACAAGAATCACATCCGAACCAATCTTTACGATATTTCTCCAGGGAATCACCAGATCCGTTCCCCCGCCAAAAAGTCCCATAAACCGGCTGTACCCCGGCACAACAATCGCTTCAATTCGTCCCTGCTTCAGATCCAACTCCAAGTCACTGATCTGACCTAGGCGCTTACCATCCGTAATGTTAATGACATCCTTAGTCTGAAAATCCGAGATTTTCATGCCTCGTGCCGCCACTTCGCTCGTATTTACTTTCATTCATTCCCGCCCCCTGTTGTTCCTCTTCTTTCCGTTCCAAACGCTTCTATACAATATATGTTTCAGGGGCGAAAAATGTCCTGTTTTTCATCGAATGTGGAGACGGCTTAACACAAAAAGACGACCAACGGTATACATAGCCCCGATTGATCGTCCTCCTGCCCTTACCTTGTGTTACGACTTCACATGTTTTTGCATCTGTTGTATCGCTGATTTCTCCAGACGTGATACCTGTGCCTGGGAAATGCCAATTTCATCAGCTACTTCCATCTGGGTCTTCCCTTCGAAAAACCGCATGGACAAAATCATTTTTTCCCGTTGGCCGAGACGATGCATCGCTTCGCGGAGCGCAATTTCCTCGATCCACGACACATCCTTGTTTCGGTCATCACTGATCTGATCCATAACATAGATCGGATCTCCACCATCATGATAAATCGGTTCAAAGAGCGAAACCGGGTCCTGAATGGCGTCCAATGCAAAAACAACATCTTCCTTCGGCACATTCAGTACTTCCGCAATTTCGAATATCGTCGGTTCCCGGGAATTTTTATTCGTCAGGCTGTCACGGACCTGAAGTGCTTTGTAAGCAATATCCCTCAAGGAGCGAGATACCCGAATTGGGTTATTATCACGCAGGTATCGACGGATTTCACCGATAATCATCGGCACCGCGTAGGTTGAAAATTTG of Paenibacillus sp. FSL R5-0517 contains these proteins:
- a CDS encoding DivIVA domain-containing protein, with translation MPLTPLDIHNKEFSRRLRGYDEDEVNEFLDQVIKDYEGVIRENKELSNQLLSVQEKLDHFATIEETLSKTIIIAQEAADDVKNNAKKEAQLIVKEAEKNADRIVNEALGKSRKIALEVEELKKQASIYRARFRTLVEAQLELLTQDGWEVLESREQEVRDREREMKEIY
- a CDS encoding YlmH/Sll1252 family protein, whose protein sequence is MSGEIYEHFSHDERDFVVKASDWVEGAGKYHEMKLTDFLDPRQVFILQTLVNRRNDVQIRLDGGYEAAERKRALVAPDYMYLDDEDMGMQVLSITSDDQKISELEHGDYMGSLLGLGMKRGKIGDIQVLEDGCHTVVAAETGAFLSLQLNQVHRLHVFTELLPLEQMRWSENKLETMDITVASLRLDGICADVYRLSRSKVLVPIKAGRCRVNWKVEEDPSKSLKAGDVVSIQGFGRFKVIEQDGMTKKGRCRVKIGKFA
- a CDS encoding YggT family protein yields the protein MESVLYTLYQIYFYMVIVYILMSWLPNARESFIGEWLGKFVEPYLRPFRRFIPPLFGVLDISPIVALIVLQLALNGLISILRYFVY
- a CDS encoding cell division protein SepF, whose translation is MGVMNKFMNFLGLQEEEEIVERERMASQEENEAEQQEAETSSLDKRRNQRGNNVVSIHSQKNVKVVLYEPRSYDEAQEIADHLRSHRTVVVNLQRIRQDQALRVIDFLSGTVYALGGGISKIGGNIFLCTPDTVEIQGSITEILADSEQDYNRMR
- a CDS encoding YggS family pyridoxal phosphate-dependent enzyme gives rise to the protein MSLEERIQQVNQKIEDACRRSNRHRDDVNVIAVTKYVSLETTGSVLNHGLEHIGENRWQDAQAKWEAFGQQGTWHFIGHLQTNKVKDVIGKFRYIHSLDRLSLAKELDKKAASLGMQVETFLQVNISGEESKYGLQPEQASSFLRDIRSFNNLKVVGLMTMAPHEEDPELTRPVFRGLRELRDQLNGQALTAEPLTELSMGMSNDFEVAIEEGATWVRLGSILVGKEEGSRWA
- the pgeF gene encoding peptidoglycan editing factor PgeF gives rise to the protein MEPFVLNKELLERTENPNSDFGSDPLLLYVEPWRQRFEQLSVGFTTRHGGVGSVPYATLNCAYHVGDDPEVVLNNRRLVTGKLGYEAEAWTCGEQVHGKHVAVIKAEDRSRGLLDRQSALQDTDGLVTNVPGVLLTSFYADCVPLYFYDPVQQAVGLAHAGWKGTVAGIAVSMVETMEREYGSRRQDIRAAIGPSIGDCCYEVDEAVMQHVRVWFDDSPVNDEYKDSASKKAYRSVDNGKTMLNLKECNRHIMMKAGILPDHIECTTWCTSCHPELFFSYRKENGVTGRMASWIGLEER
- a CDS encoding YlmC/YmxH family sporulation protein — encoded protein: MKVNTSEVAARGMKISDFQTKDVINITDGKRLGQISDLELDLKQGRIEAIVVPGYSRFMGLFGGGTDLVIPWRNIVKIGSDVILVKMDEVKETTYDERDREARLYDEQQHLRTERVERIERSDRNQRRTI
- the sigG gene encoding RNA polymerase sporulation sigma factor SigG is translated as MTRNKVEICGVDTAKLPVLTNTEMRELFHSLQQHHDRSAREKLVNGNLRLVLSVIQRFNNRGEFVDDLFQVGCIGLMKAIDNFDLSQNVKFSTYAVPMIIGEIRRYLRDNNPIRVSRSLRDIAYKALQVRDSLTNKNSREPTIFEIAEVLNVPKEDVVFALDAIQDPVSLFEPIYHDGGDPIYVMDQISDDRNKDVSWIEEIALREAMHRLGQREKMILSMRFFEGKTQMEVADEIGISQAQVSRLEKSAIQQMQKHVKS